A genomic window from Parasteatoda tepidariorum isolate YZ-2023 chromosome 10, CAS_Ptep_4.0, whole genome shotgun sequence includes:
- the LOC107436694 gene encoding speckle-type POZ protein-like, translated as MELQHGLARSYFSTSQNGMVKFLWKIENFSLLQRDYPISSPQFGFKDSKYLWFLKLKVSYCHPNDFLILDLYSISNDVIHLNFTISVSQKISFYADSGSIIRFSKLNPVKLLPNIKLPRSLLYDFIIITCTIQVRGLEVESRTKTGTSIYPNLKSSESQSNQQSFVNEMDNNSGKADRKEQGANSLLKEKKVDESFLKIADSVVPQRTQSSGSENTPDDSPDLETLKQLSIDLKRMLTQTMNSDVTIRVEDIIIKSHKNILCARSQVFCRMFEHSTLEVANNEIEVTDIRASIMKKLINYLYCGEKGRLQYEDACELYYAADKYEILYLREACMKDLLCLLDVNNACPMLSLAYRHSDEVFKEQIMNFISKNFISIVKTESWIELTDKDTKLAALLMRYCAEALTK; from the coding sequence atggaATTACAGCATGGTTTGGCGCGGTCCTATTTCAGCACATCGCAGAATGGTATGGTTAAATTTCTGTGGAAAATCGAGAATTTTTCTCTCTTACAACGAGATTATCCTATTTCAAGTCCGCAATTTGGTTTTAAAGACAGTAAATACCTTtggtttttgaaacttaaagttTCGTATTGTCATCCCAATGATTTTCTCATATTAGATCTATATAGCATTTCTAATGatgtaattcatttaaattttacaatatctgtatctcaaaaaatatcattttatgcaGATAGTGGTTCTATAATTCGTTTTTCGAAGTTGAATCCTGTAAAATTGCTACCAAACATAAAACTACCGAGGTCATTGTTGTATGATTTCATTATCATCACTTGTACTATTCAAGTAAGAGGGCTAGAAGTTGAGAGTCGTACAAAGACAGGGACGAGCATATATCCTAACCTCAAAAGTTCAGAATCCCAAAGCAATCAACAAAGCTTTGTAAATGAGATGGATAATAATTCTGGAAAAGCAGACCGGAAAGAACAAGGGGCCAACTCACTCTTGAAGGAAAAGAAAGTTGATGAATCCTTTCTGAAAATTGCAGATTCAGTAGTTCCCCAGCGAACTCAGTCTTCCGGATCGGAAAATACTCCAGACGATAGCCCTGATCTTGAAACATTGAAACAACTTTCGATCGATTTAAAAAGGATGCTTACCCAAACCATGAATTCTGATGTCACGATTCGAGTGGAAGATATCATAATCAAAtcgcataaaaatatattgtgtgCAAGATCACAAGTGTTTTGCCGTATGTTCGAACATTCCACATTAGAAGTTGCGAACAATGAGATTGAAGTGACAGATATTCGAGCTTCCATTATGAAAAAACTCATCAACTACTTGTACTGTGGTGAAAAAGGTCGCCTTCAATACGAAGACGCGTGTGAGCTTTACTACGCAGCTGATAAGTATGAGATTTTGTATCTTAGAGAAGCTTGTATGAAAGATCTTTTATGTTTACTTGATGTGAACAACGCCTGTCCAATGCTCAGTCTGGCATATCGCCACAGTGACGAGGTTTTCAAAGAACAAATAATGAACtttatttctaagaattttatttctattgttaAAACAGAATCATGGATAGAATTAACAGATAAAGACACGAAACTAGCTGCTCTTTTAATGCGTTATTGTGCTGAAGCTTTGACTAAGTAG